One window from the genome of Bacillus sp. SM2101 encodes:
- a CDS encoding ABC transporter permease: MLAYIVRRLFMTIPLLLGITIISFVIIQMAPGDPTALLIDPSISPADKAKMIENYGLNDPIHVQYLKWVGNMLQGDFGTSLLKKGTPVSEMIMNRLPNTLLLMLVATVLAFLISIPLGVYSATRPYSKLDYGITVTSFLGLATPNFWLGLILIMFFSVKLGWFPTGGVANLTGPSGLWDRIHHLILPAFVLASADMASLTRYTRSSMIDVTKQDYMRTARAKGLKRGTVIYKHGLRNGLTPVITIFGVMLPTFIGGSVIVEQVFAWPGLGRLFFESAFKRDYPVIMALTVLSAVLVIIGNMIADILYAVFDPRIEYK; encoded by the coding sequence TTGTTAGCATATATCGTCCGTAGGCTCTTCATGACTATTCCCTTGTTGTTAGGTATAACAATTATTTCTTTTGTCATTATCCAAATGGCTCCTGGAGACCCTACTGCCTTGTTAATAGACCCAAGTATTAGCCCGGCTGATAAAGCAAAAATGATAGAAAATTACGGTTTGAACGACCCTATTCATGTCCAATATTTAAAGTGGGTTGGAAATATGTTACAAGGAGACTTCGGAACATCTTTACTAAAAAAAGGAACTCCAGTATCTGAAATGATCATGAACAGACTACCTAATACTCTATTGTTAATGCTTGTAGCTACAGTGTTAGCGTTTTTAATATCAATCCCATTAGGTGTTTACTCAGCTACGAGGCCTTATTCAAAATTAGATTATGGAATTACAGTAACTTCTTTTTTAGGACTTGCTACTCCAAATTTCTGGTTAGGACTTATTTTGATTATGTTTTTTTCGGTAAAACTTGGCTGGTTTCCTACCGGTGGTGTTGCGAATCTCACAGGTCCGTCAGGTTTATGGGACCGCATTCATCATTTAATATTACCTGCATTCGTGTTAGCTTCAGCAGATATGGCTAGTTTAACAAGGTATACACGTTCAAGTATGATTGATGTAACGAAACAAGACTATATGAGAACTGCACGGGCAAAAGGGTTAAAGAGAGGTACGGTTATATATAAACACGGTTTACGGAACGGCTTAACACCAGTTATTACTATTTTTGGAGTTATGCTGCCGACATTTATCGGTGGATCAGTTATAGTTGAACAAGTTTTTGCTTGGCCTGGTCTTGGTCGTTTATTTTTTGAATCAGCATTTAAAAGAGACTATCCAGTTATTATGGCATTAACTGTTTTATCTGCCGTTTTAGTTATTATTGGTAATATGATAGCAGACATATTATATGCGGTCTTTGATCCACGGATTGAGTATAAATAG
- a CDS encoding dipeptide ABC transporter ATP-binding protein: MSVTSVEKSEAVQNEQTSPILQLHNLKKHFPIKSGILQRTAGHLKAVDGISFSINKGETIGIVGESGCGKSTIGRTVIRLYEPTDGKIIFKGQDISHMRENELRQSVRKDIQMIFQDPYASLNPRKTLRSILREPLKIHNLYSGKERDEYIGQLLEKVGLNSSYINRYPHEFSGGQRQRIGIARAIALHPDLIIADEAVSALDVSVQAQIINLLEDLQEEFGLTYIFISHDLSVVRHISDRVGVMYLGNLMELAPKNNLYSEPLHPYTQALLSAVPVTKNKGTVPKERIVLQGDLPSPANPPAGCVFHTRCPAAKDECSKIVPQINEVKKDHFVACHLYK, translated from the coding sequence ATGAGTGTAACATCAGTTGAAAAAAGCGAAGCGGTTCAAAACGAACAAACATCACCAATACTTCAGTTACACAACTTAAAAAAACACTTTCCTATAAAGAGTGGCATTTTACAAAGAACAGCAGGTCACTTAAAAGCAGTTGATGGGATAAGTTTTTCCATTAACAAGGGAGAAACAATAGGCATAGTAGGCGAATCTGGTTGTGGAAAGTCTACAATTGGTCGTACAGTAATTAGACTGTATGAACCTACAGATGGAAAAATCATATTTAAAGGTCAAGATATTTCACATATGCGTGAAAATGAATTAAGGCAAAGTGTTCGGAAAGATATCCAAATGATATTCCAAGACCCATATGCTTCATTAAATCCAAGAAAAACACTTCGTTCAATATTAAGAGAACCTTTGAAAATCCACAACTTGTATAGTGGAAAAGAACGTGATGAATATATTGGTCAATTATTAGAAAAGGTGGGTTTAAATTCTTCCTATATAAATCGTTATCCGCATGAATTTTCAGGTGGACAGCGTCAACGTATTGGGATTGCTAGAGCCATTGCATTACATCCAGATTTAATAATCGCTGATGAAGCTGTTTCGGCATTAGATGTATCTGTACAAGCCCAAATCATCAACTTATTAGAGGATTTGCAAGAAGAATTTGGCTTAACTTATATCTTTATTTCACATGATCTAAGTGTTGTTAGACATATAAGCGATAGAGTTGGAGTAATGTACTTAGGGAACTTAATGGAGCTAGCACCCAAAAACAACTTATATTCAGAACCACTTCATCCATATACACAAGCCTTACTATCTGCTGTACCCGTAACAAAGAATAAGGGAACTGTTCCAAAGGAAAGAATCGTTCTACAAGGGGATTTGCCAAGCCCGGCTAATCCACCGGCAGGTTGTGTATTTCATACGAGGTGTCCGGCAGCAAAAGATGAATGCAGCAAGATTGTACCTCAAATAAATGAAGTGAAAAAAGATCATTTTGTTGCATGCCACTTATATAAATAA
- a CDS encoding nucleotidyltransferase domain-containing protein: MRTHIISELEQIEREEQVKIIFACEAGSRAWGLHSNDSDFDVRFFYIHHTDWYLSIEHKRDVISKPVSDLLDISGWDIRKALQLYKKSNPSIFEWLQSSIVYAEHDQVMKGFRKMISYAFSEKKCMYHYLHMAKRNYHNILSKESVTAKQYLQIIQPLLCCKWIEMHHSPPPVQFQKMMYATISKEGLIEEIAKLINMKRKDVISRGDSKTLVQCIEQLLITIERVVHNQPASKCEKYEPFNQIFLNALQEFWGYDKNNSF, translated from the coding sequence GTGCGAACTCATATTATATCAGAACTAGAACAAATAGAGAGGGAGGAACAAGTTAAAATAATTTTTGCTTGTGAAGCAGGCAGCAGGGCGTGGGGGCTTCATTCGAATGATAGTGATTTCGATGTGAGGTTTTTTTATATTCATCATACAGACTGGTATTTGTCCATTGAACATAAGAGGGATGTCATAAGCAAGCCTGTATCCGATTTATTAGATATTAGTGGATGGGATATTCGTAAGGCATTACAGCTTTACAAAAAATCAAATCCTTCCATATTTGAGTGGTTACAATCATCGATTGTTTATGCTGAACATGACCAAGTAATGAAAGGTTTTCGAAAAATGATTTCATATGCATTTTCTGAAAAAAAATGCATGTATCATTATTTACATATGGCTAAAAGAAATTATCATAACATATTGTCCAAAGAAAGTGTCACTGCAAAACAATATCTTCAAATTATACAACCTCTTTTATGCTGTAAGTGGATCGAAATGCATCACTCACCACCACCTGTCCAATTTCAAAAGATGATGTATGCGACAATTTCAAAAGAAGGTTTAATTGAAGAAATAGCTAAATTAATTAATATGAAGCGAAAAGATGTCATTAGTAGAGGGGATTCCAAAACGCTCGTACAATGTATTGAACAACTATTAATTACAATTGAAAGAGTTGTTCATAACCAACCAGCTTCGAAATGTGAAAAGTATGAACCGTTTAACCAGATTTTTCTCAATGCACTTCAAGAATTTTGGGGATATGATAAAAATAACTCTTTTTAA
- a CDS encoding peptide-binding protein codes for MKLSKSNWLLLSLMLVFALFLAACGNEADEPSTAQKDPVTTSDGEGEEEEEEEVEETEEPATTNEPQSGGTLIMGSIGGPTLFNSIYSQDASSGDIQNLIFSSPVIANPNLEVEYDLATDIQSSEDGLTVTVTLRDDVKFHDGEPLTADDLVFTYSIPISDEYIGPRGGDFESIESITKIDEYTVEFKLNEVNVGFIPTTLNYQVLPEHILKDVPIAELGSHEFNTKNPIGSGPFIFDEWRDGEYVKVVRNDDYFLGAPYLEEIIYKIVPDQNALLAQLQAGDVDYYPSVPESEIDTVKGWADSAGVVIEDGLGLQYNFIAYNQQNEMFQDKRVRQALTHAVDREGIIAAVLNGGGQIAHVPESPLSWAYSDDVPVFEYDPEKAKQLLAEAGWEDTDGDGFLDKDGKKFAFEVKTNQGNKIREDITVILKQQLEEIGIEVTPNIMEFSAFVTSITAPNWDYDALILGWLLNTFPDLNEIYHSSQREQGMNFVWYSNPELDILLEEAKSLTDRDEYKDAYAEIYKIVAEDQPYTFLYYPTRYQAIPSNLQDYTFHSRLDVYHPYKWWLKQE; via the coding sequence GTGAAATTGAGTAAATCAAATTGGCTTTTATTAAGTCTAATGTTAGTATTTGCACTATTTTTAGCAGCGTGTGGAAATGAAGCAGATGAGCCATCTACTGCGCAAAAAGATCCAGTAACAACAAGTGATGGTGAAGGCGAAGAGGAAGAGGAAGAGGAAGTAGAAGAAACTGAAGAACCAGCAACAACTAATGAACCACAATCTGGTGGGACGTTAATTATGGGCTCTATAGGCGGTCCAACTTTATTTAATTCCATCTACTCTCAAGACGCTTCAAGTGGAGATATTCAAAATCTTATTTTCTCTTCACCAGTTATTGCTAACCCTAACCTTGAAGTGGAATATGATTTAGCAACAGATATTCAAAGCTCTGAAGATGGCTTAACAGTTACTGTAACACTTAGAGATGATGTAAAGTTTCATGATGGTGAGCCACTTACCGCAGATGACTTAGTATTCACATACAGTATTCCTATAAGTGATGAATATATTGGTCCGCGAGGTGGAGATTTTGAATCAATAGAAAGCATTACAAAAATCGATGAATATACTGTTGAATTTAAACTAAATGAAGTAAATGTAGGGTTTATTCCAACAACATTAAACTACCAGGTTTTACCTGAACATATATTAAAAGATGTACCGATTGCAGAATTAGGCTCACATGAGTTCAATACGAAAAATCCCATTGGTTCAGGACCTTTTATTTTTGATGAGTGGAGAGACGGAGAGTACGTGAAAGTTGTGCGGAACGATGATTACTTTTTAGGTGCGCCTTATCTTGAAGAGATCATTTACAAAATTGTTCCTGATCAAAATGCGTTACTAGCACAACTTCAAGCGGGAGATGTGGACTATTACCCTTCTGTTCCAGAAAGTGAAATTGACACGGTAAAGGGATGGGCTGATAGTGCTGGCGTTGTCATTGAAGATGGTCTTGGATTACAGTATAACTTTATTGCTTATAACCAACAAAATGAGATGTTTCAAGACAAAAGAGTTCGTCAAGCACTTACGCATGCTGTAGACCGTGAAGGTATTATTGCAGCAGTGTTGAATGGTGGAGGACAAATAGCACACGTACCAGAAAGCCCATTATCATGGGCATATAGTGATGATGTTCCAGTATTTGAGTATGACCCTGAAAAAGCGAAGCAATTATTAGCAGAAGCTGGATGGGAGGATACTGATGGTGATGGATTCTTAGATAAAGATGGTAAAAAGTTTGCATTTGAAGTTAAAACGAACCAAGGTAATAAAATTAGAGAAGATATAACAGTTATTCTAAAACAACAATTAGAAGAAATTGGTATTGAAGTAACACCAAATATTATGGAATTCAGTGCTTTTGTTACATCCATTACCGCTCCTAACTGGGATTATGATGCGCTAATATTAGGTTGGCTTCTAAACACATTCCCAGATCTAAATGAAATTTACCACTCAAGTCAAAGAGAACAAGGGATGAACTTTGTTTGGTATTCAAACCCTGAATTGGATATTTTATTAGAAGAAGCAAAATCACTAACTGATAGAGATGAATATAAGGATGCATATGCTGAAATTTACAAAATTGTTGCGGAAGACCAACCTTACACATTCTTGTATTATCCTACAAGATATCAAGCCATTCCTTCAAACTTACAAGATTATACCTTCCACTCAAGGCTTGATGTATATCATCCATATAAATGGTGGTTAAAACAGGAATAA
- the opp4C gene encoding oligopeptide ABC transporter permease — translation MNSMPEPTREQLLNPILNEKPDTYTKIFARKFLKNKLAVFGAVVLTIIILAAIFAPLLTPYSPNEQSLIDKLKPPSSENLLGTDKFGRDIFTRLLYGGRVSLLVGFSSIAGAITIGTFIGAIAGYFGRRIDSFLMRFVDILLSIPTIFLLITLVTIFQPGVDKLILIFIFTGWMTTARLVRGEFLSLRTREFVLSAKTIGAKSWTIIFSHILPNALGPIIVVATLNIGQVILIEAALSYLGLGIQPPKPSWGNMLQDAQNYTIMLKAWWYPLFPGLMILITVLCFNFVGDGLRDAFDPKNE, via the coding sequence ATGAATAGTATGCCTGAACCGACTAGAGAACAGCTATTGAACCCCATTCTTAACGAAAAGCCGGATACGTATACAAAAATTTTCGCTCGAAAATTTTTGAAAAATAAACTCGCAGTATTTGGGGCAGTTGTGCTTACGATCATCATACTTGCAGCAATATTTGCACCACTTTTAACACCATATTCCCCAAATGAACAAAGCTTAATAGATAAGCTTAAACCACCGAGTAGCGAGAATCTATTAGGGACTGATAAATTTGGCAGGGATATATTTACTAGATTATTGTATGGAGGTAGAGTTTCATTACTTGTTGGCTTTTCATCAATTGCAGGGGCAATAACAATTGGAACTTTCATAGGAGCGATTGCTGGCTATTTTGGTAGACGTATTGATTCATTTCTTATGAGGTTTGTCGATATACTTCTTTCAATTCCTACGATTTTCTTATTAATTACTTTGGTTACGATCTTTCAACCAGGTGTAGATAAATTAATCCTCATATTTATTTTTACAGGGTGGATGACCACTGCACGTTTAGTAAGAGGTGAGTTTCTTTCGCTAAGAACTCGTGAATTTGTACTTTCTGCTAAAACGATTGGTGCAAAATCGTGGACTATTATCTTTTCGCATATATTACCTAACGCATTAGGGCCAATTATTGTTGTGGCAACTTTAAACATTGGCCAGGTTATATTAATCGAAGCAGCATTAAGCTACTTGGGCTTGGGGATACAACCTCCGAAGCCGAGCTGGGGTAATATGCTACAAGATGCCCAAAACTATACGATCATGTTAAAAGCATGGTGGTATCCATTATTTCCTGGGTTAATGATTCTAATAACAGTATTATGTTTTAATTTTGTAGGAGATGGATTACGAGATGCCTTCGATCCAAAAAACGAATAA